In Rattus norvegicus strain BN/NHsdMcwi chromosome 1, GRCr8, whole genome shotgun sequence, a genomic segment contains:
- the Or51b6b gene encoding olfactory receptor Olr119: MPVIWLNTSSCPFLLTGFPSLEKAHHLISLPLLMAYISILLGNGTLLFLIKDDHNLHEPMYYFLGMLAATDLGVTLTTMPTVLGVLWLNHREIGHGACFSQAYFIHTLSIVESGVLLAMAYDRFVAIRNPLRYTTILTDTRVIKIGIGVVMRAGLSIMPIIIRLHWFPYCQSHVLSHAFCLHQDVIKLACADITFNRLYPVVVVFCMGLLDFLVICFSYFLILKTVMSIASTDERTKALNTCVSHICCILVFYGTEVGLTFIHRFGKNIPHIVHITVSYICFLFPPFMNPVIFSIKTKQIQISLLRLFSPPYSRTQP, translated from the coding sequence ATGCCTGTAATTTGGCTCAACACCTCAAGCTGTCCATTCCTGCTCACAGGCTTCCCCAGTCTGGAGAAAGCCCATCACCTGATCTCTCTCCCATTACTGATGGCTTATATCTCCATCCTGCTTGGCAATGGCACCCTCCTTTTCCTCATTAAAGATGACCATAACCTCCATGAGCCCATGTACTATTTCTTAGGTATGTTGGCAGCTACGGATCTTGGAGTAACATTGACCACCATGCCCACAGTTCTGGGTGTACTGTGGTTAAATCACAGGGAAATTGGCCATGGAGCCTGCTTCTCTCAGGCCTACTTTATCCATACTCTCTCTATTGTGGAGTCAGGGGTCTTGCTTGCCATGGCCTATGATCGTTTTGTTGCCATTCGCAACCCATTAAGGTATACCACCATCCTTACTGATACTAGGGTAATAAAGATTGGCATAGGTGTAGTGATGAGGGCTGGTCTGTCAATCATGCCAATAATCATTCGCCTGCACTGGTTTCCCTATTGTCAATCCCATGTACTCTCCCATGCTTTCTGTCTACACCAAGATGTCATCAAGCTAGCCTGTGCTGACATCACATTCAATCGTCTCTATCCTGTTGTGGTTGTATTTTGCATGGGACTTTTGGATTttttggttatttgtttctcCTACTTTTTGATTCTCAAGACTGTCATGAGCATTGCTTCTACAGATGAGAGAACTAAGGCTCTCAACACATGTGTCTCCCACATCTGTTGCATCCTGGTTTTCTATGGCACTGAGGTTGGTTTGACATTTATTCACAGGTTTGGAAAGAATATTCCCCATATTGTTCATATCACAGTGAGCTACATCTGCTTCCTCTTCCCCCCTTTTATGAACCCTGTCATCTTCAGCATTAAGACCAAGCAGATTCAGATCAGTTTGCTTCGCTTGTTCTCACCGCCTTATTCTAGAACTCAACCGTGA